From Chryseobacterium salivictor, a single genomic window includes:
- a CDS encoding bifunctional 5,10-methylenetetrahydrofolate dehydrogenase/5,10-methenyltetrahydrofolate cyclohydrolase, producing MAQILDGLKVSKEIKEEIRIDVDKIVQHNRRPPHLVAILVGKNGASMTYVNNKIKDCKEVGFKSSLIDFPSTVSEAELLEKIDELNKSKEVDGFIVQLPLPKQIDQEKIIMAIDPRKDVDGFHPENFGKMALEMDTFLPATPFGILTLLERYHIDTKGKHCVVIGRSRIVGKPMSILMGRKDFPGNSTVTLTHSYTPHIEEFTKKADIIITALGDPNFLKADMIKEGAIIIDVGITRVEDQSEKGYKLVGDVDFESCKEKASWITPVPGGVGPMTRAMLMKNTILAYKTSVYND from the coding sequence ATGGCACAAATTCTCGATGGACTGAAAGTCTCCAAAGAAATAAAAGAAGAAATACGCATCGATGTTGACAAAATTGTTCAACACAATAGACGTCCGCCACATTTGGTAGCGATTCTGGTTGGGAAAAACGGCGCAAGCATGACTTATGTGAATAATAAAATCAAAGATTGCAAAGAAGTTGGTTTCAAATCTTCCCTAATCGATTTTCCAAGCACGGTGTCCGAAGCGGAACTTTTGGAAAAAATCGATGAACTCAATAAGTCGAAAGAGGTAGATGGATTTATTGTTCAGCTCCCTTTACCAAAACAAATTGATCAGGAAAAAATCATCATGGCAATCGATCCAAGGAAAGATGTAGATGGTTTCCACCCGGAAAATTTCGGAAAAATGGCTTTGGAAATGGACACCTTTTTACCCGCAACTCCATTTGGAATTTTGACTTTATTAGAAAGATATCATATCGACACCAAAGGCAAACACTGCGTGGTAATCGGCAGAAGCAGGATCGTAGGAAAACCGATGAGTATCCTGATGGGAAGAAAAGATTTCCCCGGAAATTCTACGGTCACCCTTACGCATTCTTACACTCCTCATATCGAAGAATTCACCAAAAAAGCAGACATTATCATTACCGCTTTGGGCGATCCCAATTTCTTAAAAGCAGATATGATTAAAGAAGGCGCAATCATCATCGATGTAGGAATTACCCGCGTTGAAGATCAATCTGAAAAAGGATACAAACTGGTGGGCGATGTAGATTTTGAAAGTTGCAAAGAAAAAGCAAGTTGGATCACTCCCGTGCCAGGCGGAGTGGGTCCTATGACACGGGCCATGTTGATGAAAAACACAATTTTGGCTTATAAAACCTCAGTATATAATGATTAA
- a CDS encoding 7-carboxy-7-deazaguanine synthase QueE, protein MIKKEENILLEQGKMLPVMEHFYTLQGEGAHTGKAAYFIRLGGCDVGCHWCDVKESWDPNLHPLMDTVEIAETAAGFCKTIVLTGGEPLMWNLEILTNRLKELGCEIHIETSGAYEMSGTLDWITLSPKKTGLPKPAIYAKANELKMIIFNNNDLKFAEEQAAKVSANCVLYLQSEWSKRDEIYPKITDFILANPRWQASVQTHKYLNIP, encoded by the coding sequence ATGATTAAGAAAGAAGAAAATATTTTATTGGAACAAGGTAAAATGCTCCCCGTGATGGAGCATTTTTACACTTTACAGGGCGAAGGTGCCCATACCGGAAAAGCCGCCTATTTCATCAGACTGGGAGGCTGCGATGTCGGCTGTCACTGGTGTGACGTGAAAGAAAGCTGGGATCCCAATTTGCACCCTTTGATGGATACTGTAGAAATTGCAGAAACTGCAGCGGGTTTTTGTAAAACCATCGTTTTAACCGGTGGCGAGCCTTTAATGTGGAATCTGGAAATCTTAACCAACAGACTGAAAGAACTTGGTTGTGAAATTCATATCGAAACTTCCGGGGCGTATGAAATGAGTGGGACGCTTGATTGGATTACCCTTTCACCAAAGAAAACAGGCTTACCAAAACCAGCAATTTATGCTAAAGCCAATGAGTTGAAGATGATTATTTTCAATAATAATGATTTAAAATTTGCGGAAGAACAGGCAGCGAAAGTTTCGGCAAACTGCGTTCTCTATCTTCAAAGTGAATGGAGCAAAAGAGATGAAATATATCCGAAAATTACCGATTTTATCCTGGCAAATCCAAGATGGCAGGCATCGGTACAAACACATAAATATTTGAATATTCCATAA
- a CDS encoding exopolysaccharide biosynthesis polyprenyl glycosylphosphotransferase, whose translation MQRIRYSRYFRTGFILLDVLVIAAVFVYFFLRNNDHLFSEETSEQNILSIILLIFYWILLSSRTKLYSVARNITYTLYLERFVTHIFIFIFGVILLAKVSNNEFLKQDRFLLGLCLFLILLIIKSTLFFALKYIRTLGLNYRNIMFLSSDSSSEILKNILTERKDYGFKIYDYPADDRFNFEKLAAFWKENGIHTMYISTEFKKYNKKQEAEVHGLAESHKVRISLIPSIIENNFFQYDLEYTETQPILVRSKFPLDYLTNVVLKRTFDLLFSVLVLVFIGSWLFPIIAILIKLDGEGPVFFVQKRYGFHDEVFNCIKFRTMHINSECTTKTTEENDRRITRIGKFLRKTSLDEMPQFLNVLKGEMSVVGPRPHMLLIDDFYKLKIGRYSIRSLVRPGVTGMAQVNGLRGDTGNMDLKMQKRILADAFYVKNWTLSLDLVIILKTIFLVVGGDKNAN comes from the coding sequence ATGCAAAGAATCCGATACTCCAGATACTTCAGAACCGGCTTTATTCTTCTTGACGTCTTGGTGATAGCGGCAGTTTTTGTCTATTTTTTTCTGCGGAATAATGATCACCTTTTTTCAGAAGAAACTTCGGAGCAAAATATATTATCGATTATCCTGCTGATTTTTTACTGGATTTTACTCAGCAGCAGAACAAAATTATACTCCGTTGCCAGAAATATTACCTACACTCTTTATTTGGAAAGATTTGTTACCCATATCTTTATTTTCATTTTCGGCGTTATTTTATTGGCAAAAGTTAGCAATAATGAATTTCTGAAGCAAGACCGGTTTTTACTGGGGTTATGTCTGTTTCTTATTCTGCTCATCATCAAATCTACCCTGTTTTTTGCTTTAAAATACATTAGAACTTTAGGTCTTAACTATCGGAATATAATGTTTCTGTCAAGTGATTCATCGTCAGAAATATTAAAAAATATTTTAACAGAACGAAAAGATTATGGATTCAAAATTTATGATTATCCGGCAGATGACCGGTTTAATTTTGAAAAACTCGCAGCATTCTGGAAAGAAAATGGAATACACACCATGTATATTTCTACTGAATTCAAAAAGTACAATAAAAAACAGGAAGCAGAAGTTCATGGTTTAGCAGAAAGCCACAAAGTACGGATCTCGCTAATTCCCAGCATCATAGAAAACAACTTCTTTCAATATGATTTGGAATATACGGAAACCCAGCCTATATTGGTACGGTCTAAATTTCCTTTGGATTATTTAACGAATGTTGTTTTGAAGCGGACATTCGATCTCCTGTTTTCAGTTTTAGTACTGGTATTTATAGGCTCCTGGCTGTTTCCGATTATCGCGATATTAATTAAACTGGATGGTGAAGGCCCCGTCTTTTTTGTCCAAAAAAGATATGGCTTTCATGATGAAGTTTTTAATTGTATAAAGTTCCGTACCATGCATATCAACAGTGAATGCACGACTAAAACAACGGAAGAAAATGATCGCCGGATCACAAGAATCGGCAAATTTCTCCGAAAGACCAGTTTAGATGAAATGCCGCAATTTCTGAATGTTTTAAAAGGTGAAATGTCAGTCGTAGGGCCGAGACCGCACATGCTTTTGATCGATGATTTTTACAAATTAAAAATTGGCCGTTACTCCATAAGAAGTTTGGTGAGACCAGGTGTTACCGGCATGGCTCAGGTAAACGGGTTGCGCGGCGACACGGGAAATATGGATCTTAAAATGCAAAAAAGAATTCTAGCAGATGCGTTTTACGTAAAAAACTGGACGTTAAGTTTAGACTTGGTTATTATTTTGAAAACGATTTTTTTAGTCGTCGGCGGAGATAAGAATGCCAATTAA
- a CDS encoding MlaE family ABC transporter permease codes for MLKNLLSQVGAYFFLLSKTLKKPQKASIFGKLFMREIYDLGVNSFGLVLFTSTFVGAVVAIQMFNNFNASSFPIPNSFIGYATKVVLILEFAPTIISVILAGKVGSYIASSIGTMRVTEQIDALDIMGVNSPNFLILPKVLASVIFNPLLIAISIVFGIWGGYLAGTATGSWSKADYITGIQMYMPQHFIWYAFFKTAVFAFLIATIPAYFGYNVKGGSLEVGRASTQAVVWTIVAIIIMNLILTQMFLS; via the coding sequence ATGTTAAAAAATCTGTTGAGCCAAGTTGGCGCATATTTCTTTCTCTTATCGAAAACATTAAAAAAGCCACAAAAGGCTTCGATATTTGGTAAATTATTCATGCGTGAGATTTATGATCTGGGAGTTAATTCGTTCGGCTTAGTACTCTTTACTTCCACTTTCGTGGGAGCAGTTGTAGCTATTCAAATGTTCAATAACTTCAATGCATCGTCATTTCCGATCCCCAACTCTTTTATTGGTTATGCAACCAAAGTTGTTCTGATATTAGAATTTGCACCAACTATTATATCTGTTATTCTTGCCGGTAAAGTAGGGTCCTACATTGCATCAAGTATCGGAACAATGCGTGTTACCGAGCAAATTGATGCTTTAGATATTATGGGAGTTAATTCTCCTAACTTTCTGATTTTACCTAAAGTTTTAGCCAGTGTCATTTTTAATCCTTTACTCATTGCAATCAGTATTGTTTTTGGAATTTGGGGCGGATATCTGGCGGGAACTGCTACAGGAAGCTGGAGTAAAGCAGATTATATCACCGGAATCCAAATGTATATGCCACAACATTTTATATGGTATGCCTTTTTCAAAACAGCCGTATTTGCTTTTTTAATTGCAACAATTCCTGCTTATTTTGGTTATAATGTAAAAGGCGGCTCGCTGGAAGTTGGCCGCGCAAGTACACAGGCTGTAGTTTGGACCATTGTCGCCATTATTATTATGAACTTAATATTAACTCAAATGTTCCTCAGCTGA
- a CDS encoding ABC transporter ATP-binding protein codes for MIEVKDLKKRFDQVEVLKGITTTFETGKVNLIIGQSGSGKTVFLKSLLNVYQPTSGEILFDGRNINNMSRDEKQQLRSEIGTVFQGSALFDSMTVEENITFPLDMFTNLTFREKKRRVFDVIGRVHLEKANRKYPSEISGGMQKRVAIARAIVNNPKYLFCDEPNSGLDPYTSNIIDDLLLEITKEYNTTTIINSHDMNSVMTIGEKIVYLRLGIKEWEGNKDILINAGNKNLIDFVYSSELFKELREYFLETKKTSIDNIITKPHSNE; via the coding sequence ATGATAGAAGTAAAAGATTTAAAGAAACGTTTTGATCAGGTAGAAGTATTAAAAGGAATTACGACAACCTTTGAAACAGGCAAAGTGAACCTCATCATCGGTCAGAGTGGCTCTGGAAAAACAGTATTTCTAAAGAGTCTGCTGAATGTTTACCAACCAACTTCCGGTGAAATATTATTTGACGGCAGAAACATCAATAATATGTCACGGGACGAAAAACAGCAGCTTCGCTCTGAAATAGGAACCGTCTTTCAGGGAAGCGCACTTTTCGATTCGATGACAGTGGAAGAGAATATTACTTTCCCTTTGGATATGTTTACCAATTTGACTTTCAGAGAAAAGAAAAGAAGAGTCTTCGACGTTATTGGCCGTGTCCATCTGGAAAAAGCCAATCGTAAATATCCATCGGAGATTTCCGGAGGAATGCAAAAAAGAGTTGCCATCGCAAGAGCAATTGTCAACAACCCGAAATATCTTTTTTGCGATGAACCAAACTCTGGTTTGGATCCCTATACTTCAAATATTATTGATGATCTACTTTTGGAAATCACTAAAGAATATAACACTACAACCATCATTAATTCCCACGACATGAACTCTGTGATGACGATTGGCGAGAAAATTGTATATCTCCGTCTTGGGATAAAAGAATGGGAAGGTAACAAAGACATCCTGATCAATGCAGGCAATAAAAACCTTATCGATTTCGTTTATTCATCAGAGTTATTTAAGGAATTACGCGAGTATTTCTTAGAGACCAAAAAAACCTCAATAGATAATATAATAACAAAACCCCATTCTAATGAATAA
- a CDS encoding outer membrane beta-barrel protein has protein sequence MNKLFSFVLIGASVLGSAQIKFAAKANLLFKTDSPSWESAVKTYNDSKKNSAGFNVGLSAKVNLPASLFLMPEIYYTTFKSEIDVPSPNGTTATTIEAKSNRVDVPVLLGYKLLGDNLGVFIGPVASYNLSTDNQFKDFKENATKDFTVGYQFGAQVQLQKLIVNARYEGAFSSDQRNFINNNTNETIRYDSRPSLFMVGLGYEF, from the coding sequence ATGAATAAATTATTCAGTTTCGTTCTAATTGGTGCAAGTGTTCTGGGTTCTGCACAGATTAAATTTGCAGCAAAAGCCAACTTACTTTTCAAAACCGACAGTCCTAGTTGGGAAAGTGCCGTAAAAACATACAATGATTCCAAAAAGAACAGTGCAGGCTTCAATGTTGGTCTTTCCGCGAAAGTTAATTTACCAGCGTCACTATTTTTAATGCCGGAAATTTATTACACTACTTTTAAATCAGAAATCGATGTGCCGAGCCCTAATGGTACTACCGCTACTACTATAGAAGCAAAAAGCAATCGTGTGGATGTACCTGTCCTTTTGGGATATAAGCTTTTAGGAGACAACTTAGGAGTATTTATTGGTCCGGTTGCATCTTATAATCTTTCTACAGATAATCAGTTCAAAGACTTTAAAGAAAATGCCACCAAAGATTTCACAGTAGGATATCAGTTTGGAGCACAGGTTCAACTTCAAAAACTGATTGTGAATGCAAGATATGAAGGTGCTTTCAGCAGCGATCAAAGAAATTTCATTAATAACAATACCAACGAAACGATTCGTTATGACAGCCGACCAAGTTTGTTTATGGTAGGTTTAGGGTATGAGTTTTAA
- a CDS encoding DUF1049 domain-containing protein, producing MKNLTFIGFLLLGLAFLLYYITPQFSAVKLFEPTNLMGILAGIGIGLIIGGIVGYISKGTALKQEEKRRELKQLRKEKEDLEKQAAELARQQTVTYTTTEENQNPPNY from the coding sequence ATGAAAAATTTAACATTTATAGGATTTCTTTTACTGGGTTTAGCTTTTTTGCTGTATTATATTACGCCGCAGTTTTCTGCGGTTAAGCTTTTTGAGCCCACTAATTTAATGGGTATTCTTGCAGGAATTGGAATTGGTTTAATAATCGGAGGAATTGTCGGTTATATCAGCAAGGGAACCGCATTAAAACAGGAAGAAAAGCGGAGAGAATTAAAACAGCTACGGAAAGAAAAAGAAGACCTTGAAAAGCAGGCGGCTGAATTGGCAAGGCAACAGACCGTAACTTATACCACGACAGAAGAAAACCAAAATCCTCCGAATTATTAA
- a CDS encoding M48 family metallopeptidase — protein MKNINKILGIGVVSAMMIACTTNPITGRKSLQLANNQEISAMALQQYKQALSQAKVISGTTQAKSVQNVGLRIKNAANNYYRGIGREADLANYQWEFNLLDDKQVNAWCMPGGKVAVYTGILPITKTDTGLAVVLGHEISHALAGHGNERISQAMIAEYGGAILGSTISNGQLASIFQQAYPLGAQVALLKYGRSQELEADEMGLYLMSMAGYDPREAQPFWQRMEAASTGNRPPEFLSTHPNPDTRRADLEKHMSKALQYYAAAGGKI, from the coding sequence ATGAAAAATATTAACAAAATACTAGGAATAGGTGTTGTATCTGCCATGATGATTGCGTGTACCACCAACCCAATCACGGGGCGTAAATCTTTGCAATTGGCCAATAATCAGGAGATTTCTGCGATGGCTCTGCAGCAATACAAACAGGCGCTGTCTCAGGCAAAAGTTATTTCGGGAACGACTCAGGCGAAGAGCGTACAGAATGTCGGCTTAAGGATTAAGAACGCCGCAAACAATTATTACCGGGGAATTGGCAGAGAAGCAGATCTTGCGAATTACCAATGGGAATTTAATTTACTCGACGATAAACAAGTTAACGCCTGGTGTATGCCTGGTGGTAAAGTAGCAGTATATACGGGTATTTTACCTATTACTAAAACTGATACTGGTTTAGCGGTGGTCTTAGGTCATGAAATTTCTCACGCACTTGCTGGCCACGGAAATGAAAGAATTTCACAAGCCATGATCGCAGAATATGGCGGCGCCATTTTAGGAAGTACTATTTCCAATGGGCAGCTAGCGTCAATTTTCCAACAGGCTTATCCGCTCGGTGCTCAGGTTGCTTTATTGAAATACGGAAGAAGCCAGGAGCTAGAAGCTGATGAAATGGGACTTTATTTAATGAGTATGGCTGGCTATGATCCGAGAGAAGCGCAACCTTTCTGGCAAAGAATGGAGGCGGCTTCTACAGGAAACAGACCTCCGGAGTTTTTGTCAACTCACCCTAATCCAGATACCAGAAGAGCAGATTTAGAAAAACACATGTCAAAAGCCCTGCAATATTATGCAGCTGCTGGCGGCAAAATCTAA
- a CDS encoding DUF4251 domain-containing protein — protein sequence MKNLPKILIALLTITLVLSCSSQNNIPSANTSALLQSNEFTFVAEHANPNNADVINVLNSLPNGSSQMLNLDSGYTIEIRKDKIDVTLPYFGRMYTPNIDPSKNSYRFTSKDFTITKKEGKKGSSVFNIIAKDQQNIITFNMEVFKNGKTYVSVDSNDRQPISYDGYITANSTTKN from the coding sequence ATGAAAAATCTACCCAAAATACTGATTGCTCTTTTGACGATTACTTTAGTATTATCATGCAGTTCCCAGAATAATATCCCATCGGCAAACACAAGCGCTCTGTTACAATCCAATGAGTTTACTTTTGTAGCTGAGCATGCAAACCCTAATAACGCAGACGTTATTAATGTTTTAAATTCGCTTCCCAATGGTTCCTCCCAAATGCTCAATTTAGATTCCGGTTACACCATTGAAATCAGAAAAGATAAAATAGATGTGACCCTGCCTTACTTCGGACGAATGTACACTCCAAACATAGATCCCAGTAAAAATTCCTACAGGTTTACGTCAAAGGATTTTACAATTACTAAAAAAGAAGGTAAAAAAGGAAGTTCTGTTTTCAACATCATCGCCAAGGATCAACAAAACATTATTACATTTAATATGGAAGTATTCAAGAATGGGAAAACTTATGTATCTGTAGACTCCAATGACAGACAACCGATTTCCTATGATGGATATATTACTGCGAATTCGACCACAAAAAATTAA
- the meaB gene encoding methylmalonyl Co-A mutase-associated GTPase MeaB, with translation MKTPSNQDLIKGIQSGDKRLLGKAITLVESKKEEHRAQAEELLKEILPFTGKSVRIGITGVPGAGKSTFIESFGKLAIQHGKKVAVLAIDPSSSLNKGSILGDKTRMEELARERNAFIRPSPTSGFLGGVANATFESMLICEAAGYDFILIETVGVGQSEVLVSDITDVFLFLKIIGGGDELQGIKRGIMEMVDLIFINKVEEDNRLKAKNTKVELMRALHFLPSKEKNWKVPVLLGSALNNTGLEEVYEKIQEFIDLKISNHSFEETRKKQAEKRFDYWVQEYILQKTKSDKPTENFYEEHKKNASELKSNPSTEAKIFVEKLIGR, from the coding sequence ATGAAAACCCCTTCTAACCAAGACCTGATAAAAGGAATACAGTCCGGCGACAAACGATTGCTCGGAAAAGCAATCACGTTGGTGGAAAGTAAAAAAGAGGAACACCGCGCGCAAGCAGAGGAACTTTTAAAAGAAATATTGCCTTTTACTGGAAAATCAGTCAGAATCGGAATTACAGGAGTTCCCGGTGCGGGAAAATCGACCTTCATTGAAAGTTTTGGGAAGTTGGCCATTCAACACGGGAAAAAAGTAGCGGTCTTAGCGATTGATCCGAGTTCGTCATTAAACAAAGGATCTATTTTGGGTGACAAAACCAGAATGGAAGAGTTGGCCAGAGAAAGGAATGCCTTCATCCGGCCGAGTCCCACTTCGGGATTTTTGGGTGGAGTAGCCAATGCGACTTTTGAAAGCATGTTGATTTGTGAAGCTGCAGGTTATGATTTTATTTTAATTGAAACTGTAGGCGTTGGACAAAGTGAAGTTTTGGTTTCTGATATTACCGATGTTTTTTTATTTTTAAAAATTATTGGCGGTGGCGATGAACTCCAGGGAATCAAACGTGGAATTATGGAAATGGTCGATCTTATTTTCATTAATAAAGTTGAGGAAGATAACCGTCTTAAAGCTAAAAATACAAAAGTAGAATTAATGCGCGCGCTCCATTTCTTGCCGTCAAAAGAAAAAAACTGGAAAGTTCCGGTTCTGCTCGGTTCTGCTTTGAATAATACAGGTTTGGAAGAAGTTTATGAAAAGATTCAGGAGTTTATTGATTTGAAAATTTCAAATCATTCTTTTGAGGAGACCCGAAAAAAACAAGCGGAGAAACGCTTTGACTACTGGGTGCAGGAATATATTCTGCAAAAAACAAAATCGGATAAACCGACAGAAAACTTTTACGAAGAGCATAAAAAAAATGCTTCTGAATTGAAATCAAATCCAAGTACAGAAGCGAAAATTTTTGTCGAGAAATTAATAGGCCGGTAA
- a CDS encoding cytochrome c family protein — MKNQKRSRNQTAQNLLIAVFGAAGLMASCSPKSAVKGTKVMTAEYLSQGKVIFDNSCGKCHDLPNPTDHSAQNWVGIMNSMAPKAKLNDKQHQMVYDYIVSVK, encoded by the coding sequence ATGAAAAACCAAAAACGAAGCAGAAACCAGACCGCTCAAAACTTATTAATCGCTGTATTTGGTGCGGCAGGATTAATGGCCTCCTGTAGTCCAAAATCCGCAGTTAAAGGAACAAAAGTGATGACCGCGGAATATCTCTCACAAGGCAAAGTTATTTTCGATAATTCTTGCGGAAAATGCCATGACTTGCCCAACCCAACAGATCATTCTGCCCAGAACTGGGTAGGAATTATGAATTCGATGGCTCCAAAAGCAAAGCTGAATGACAAACAACATCAAATGGTGTACGACTATATCGTATCTGTAAAATAG
- a CDS encoding tRNA-binding protein has product MIKPEISWTDFEKIDLRTGTIVSVLDFPGAKNPAYQLEIDFGNLGIKKSSAQITELYTKEDLLGKQIIAVVNFPKKQIANFFSECLVLGVYGDNKEVTVLTSTLPVKNGLQIG; this is encoded by the coding sequence ATGATTAAACCTGAAATCAGCTGGACCGACTTTGAAAAAATTGATTTAAGAACTGGAACAATCGTTTCCGTTTTGGATTTTCCAGGTGCAAAAAATCCTGCCTATCAATTGGAAATCGATTTTGGCAATTTAGGAATTAAAAAATCTTCAGCTCAGATCACAGAATTATATACAAAAGAAGACCTCCTCGGAAAGCAAATTATCGCCGTGGTCAATTTTCCTAAAAAGCAAATTGCCAACTTTTTCAGCGAATGTTTGGTCCTGGGAGTTTATGGCGACAATAAAGAAGTGACGGTTCTCACCTCCACATTACCCGTGAAAAACGGTTTGCAAATTGGCTGA
- a CDS encoding 3'-5' exonuclease gives MIQNIPLEKVLFLDIETVPQFGNWEDLDETNQYLWDKKTKFQRKEEFTAEEYYRERGGIMAEFGKIICISVGIVEKSGKLMVKSFYGDDEKKLLEEFGEIFNRPKLRDVILCAHNGKEFDFPWIARRFLINGMQPPVPFQMFGKKPWEIPHLDTMELWKFGDYKSFISLELLAHLFGIPTPKDDIDGSMVASIYHIEKDLFRIVTYCEKDVLTLANVFRRMRQEDLLEKSEN, from the coding sequence ATGATCCAAAACATCCCGTTAGAAAAAGTATTATTTCTGGATATTGAGACCGTTCCGCAATTTGGAAACTGGGAAGATTTAGATGAAACCAACCAATATCTTTGGGATAAAAAAACAAAATTCCAGCGGAAAGAAGAATTTACCGCAGAAGAATATTACCGCGAAAGGGGCGGAATTATGGCAGAATTCGGTAAAATAATCTGTATTTCTGTGGGGATCGTAGAAAAATCCGGCAAGCTGATGGTAAAGAGCTTTTACGGTGATGATGAAAAAAAATTACTGGAAGAATTCGGCGAAATTTTTAACAGACCAAAACTGCGCGACGTCATTCTCTGTGCGCACAACGGAAAAGAGTTTGACTTTCCATGGATTGCCAGAAGGTTTTTGATCAATGGAATGCAACCGCCGGTTCCCTTTCAGATGTTCGGGAAAAAACCGTGGGAAATCCCTCATCTCGACACCATGGAACTTTGGAAATTCGGCGACTATAAATCATTTATCTCACTGGAATTATTGGCGCATCTCTTCGGAATCCCAACACCGAAAGACGATATCGACGGTTCAATGGTAGCATCAATTTACCATATAGAGAAAGACTTATTTAGAATCGTTACATATTGTGAGAAAGATGTCTTAACTTTGGCAAATGTTTTTCGGCGCATGCGCCAGGAAGACCTTTTAGAAAAGAGTGAAAATTAA
- a CDS encoding SUF system Fe-S cluster assembly protein → MKYTDDKIAEIGENIITALKTVYDPEIPVDIYELGLIYDVQISDEGKVKVIMTLTTPNCPVAESLPAEVRERVTEVEDVTEVDLELTFEPSWNKDMMSEEARFELGMI, encoded by the coding sequence ATGAAATATACAGACGACAAAATTGCCGAAATCGGTGAAAATATTATTACAGCCCTAAAAACAGTTTACGATCCAGAAATCCCTGTCGACATTTATGAATTAGGATTAATTTATGATGTACAAATTTCTGATGAAGGTAAAGTAAAAGTAATTATGACTTTGACAACACCCAATTGCCCGGTGGCAGAAAGCTTACCTGCAGAGGTCAGAGAGCGCGTCACCGAAGTGGAAGATGTGACAGAAGTTGATTTGGAACTCACCTTTGAACCTTCCTGGAACAAAGACATGATGAGCGAAGAAGCCCGGTTCGAATTGGGAATGATTTAA
- a CDS encoding OsmC family protein, whose product MTSTITYLGDFKIVSQHEKSGATIETCAPLREGGTSELFSPSDIFGISYGQSMLMAVAVLGEPRGIFITGATCELKKSTHPEPKRIGTIFCIVRIPGKFTDKEKKFIEETALNCPVALSIHPNVQKTVMFEFEG is encoded by the coding sequence ATGACTTCAACAATTACCTATTTGGGCGACTTTAAAATAGTTTCGCAACATGAGAAATCGGGTGCTACCATTGAAACCTGCGCTCCATTAAGAGAAGGCGGTACTTCAGAATTATTTTCCCCTTCTGATATTTTCGGAATATCTTACGGCCAGTCGATGTTAATGGCGGTGGCGGTTTTGGGCGAGCCCAGAGGGATCTTCATCACCGGAGCCACCTGTGAGTTGAAAAAATCAACCCATCCCGAACCGAAGAGAATAGGGACGATTTTCTGTATCGTGAGAATTCCTGGAAAGTTTACGGATAAAGAAAAGAAATTTATAGAAGAAACAGCACTGAACTGTCCTGTAGCACTATCCATACATCCCAATGTTCAGAAAACAGTGATGTTTGAGTTTGAAGGATAA
- a CDS encoding OsmC family protein, giving the protein MATSKVTYLTDLRCESEHLQSGSKIFTDAPTDNHGKGEAFSPTDLCATSLVQCMLTTIAILGKDKGIIIDGSYGEIQKNMNPKPRKIAEIVCDLHFKGNFSDSEKEFIKETAMNCPVALSLSSEVKKTVSFNYSA; this is encoded by the coding sequence ATGGCAACTTCAAAAGTAACTTACCTTACTGATTTGCGGTGCGAATCCGAGCATCTGCAGTCAGGATCGAAAATTTTCACCGATGCTCCTACCGACAATCACGGCAAAGGAGAAGCTTTTTCACCTACGGATCTTTGTGCAACTTCTCTAGTGCAGTGCATGCTGACGACGATTGCGATTTTGGGAAAAGACAAGGGAATTATTATTGACGGTTCTTATGGAGAAATCCAAAAAAATATGAATCCAAAACCGAGAAAAATTGCGGAAATTGTTTGTGACCTGCATTTTAAAGGAAACTTTTCGGATAGTGAAAAGGAGTTCATCAAAGAAACTGCGATGAACTGTCCGGTTGCATTGTCACTGAGTTCTGAGGTAAAAAAAACAGTCAGTTTTAATTACTCAGCATAG